One segment of Setaria viridis chromosome 4, Setaria_viridis_v4.0, whole genome shotgun sequence DNA contains the following:
- the LOC117851658 gene encoding protein SRG1, with protein MANESWKIPMLVQELAAKVQEPPSRYVQPEQQHPVSLVVGAEKPEAIPVIDLSRLLAADGADEEGSKLRLALQSWGLFLIDNHGIETSLMDDLINASREFFHLPLEEKQKCSNLIDGKHYQVEGYGNDPVASKDQILDWLDRLHLRVEPEDERNLVHWPEHPNSFRALLHKYTLNCKRIKDRILRAMAKSLGLDEDYIVAQFSGKAPSFARFNYYPPCPRPDIVFGAKPHSDGGVLTILLMDKDVGGLQVLRDGVWHNVPTSPHRLLVNIGDFSEIMSNGIFKSPVHRVVTNMGKERISLAMFHGLDPEKEIEPATALLHEKQLARYRKIKAKVYLAGFYEHFCRGTRFIDSVKI; from the exons ATGGCGAATGAATCATGGAAGATTCCTATGTTAGTGCAAGAACTGGCAGCCAAGGTGCAGGAGCCACCAAGCAGGTACGTGCAGCCAGAGCAGCAGCATCCCGTCAGCCTAGTGGTTGGTGCTGAGAAGCCGGAGGCCATCCCTGTAATTGATCTCAGCCGGCTGTTGGCTGCTGATGGTGCTGATGAGGAGGGAAGCAAGCTCCGGTTGGCCTTGCAGAGCTGGGGGCTCTTCCTG ATTGATAATCATGGAATAGAAACTTCTTTGATGGATGATTTGATCAACGCGTCAAGAGAGTTTTTCCATCTGCCGCTCGAAGAGAAACAGAAGTGCAGTAATTTGATAGACGGCAAGCATTACCAGGTGGAAGGATATGGAAATGACCCAGTGGCATCCAAGGATCAAATCCTGGACTGGTTGGACCGACTTCATCTCAGGGTAGAGCCAGAAGATGAGAGGAATCTTGTCCATTGGCCTGAACATCCCAATTCTTTCAG GGCTCTTTTACACAAGTACACGTTGAACTGCAAGAGAATCAAAGATCGTATCCTTCGGGCAATGGCCAAGTCTCTAGGACTTGACGAAGATTACATCGTTGCCCAATTTAGCGGCAAGGCTCCTAGTTTTGCCAGATTCAACTACTACCCACCCTGTCCAAGACCAGATATTGTCTTTGGCGCCAAGCCTCATTCTGACGGCGGTGTTCTTACCATTCTTCTCATGGATAAAGATGTTGGTGGACTTCAAGTTCTTAGAGATGGCGTGTGGCACAATGTCCCAACTAGTCCCCACAGGTTGTTGGTTAACATAGGAGACTTCTCGGAG ATAATGAGCAATGGGATCTTCAAGAGCCCAGTGCACAGGGTTGTCACAAACATGGGGAAAGAGAGGATCTCATTGGCTATGTTCCATGGCCTGGATCCTGAGAAAGAGATTGAGCCGGCAACAGCTCTGTTACATGAGAAGCAACTAGCACGGTACAGGAAAATCAAAGCCAAGGTGTACCTGGCTGGGTTCTATGAACATTTTTGTAGAGGAACAAGATTTATCGACTCTGTGAAGATCTAA